The genomic segment CGAGGTCGAGACCGGAGACCCGCTTGAGGAGCGCCGGGACGTCGCTCTCGAAGAGCACGTCCACGAATGCCGCGTCGTACGCGTGCACGTTCGGGCGGAGATCCTCCGTGTGCCGGTACTTCTGCTCCCACGTGAACCCCGGGCGCGGATCGCCCGCGTGGAGCCTCGCCATCGTCGCGTTCAAGCGCGCCAGCGCCGGGCCGGTCCGGAACACGCCCTTCAGATACCCGTCGAGATAGTACGCTTGGGCCACGTGGGCGGGGGCGGGCGGCCGCGGGCGTGGTGGCTCGACGAACCTCCGGAGGAGCTTCATGACCGGGTACAATACTCCATCCTCGGGCCGCGCGAAAATCGCGCAGGGCTGCCGGCGCGACCTCGTCCGCCCCGCGGCAGGGAGTGACCCGAGTGGCGACGAAGATGACGGAGCCCCCATACGCGCTGGCCGATCTCGGCGATCGCCGGGTCCTCGCGGTCGCCGGCCGCGAGTACGTCACGCGCTACAGCGCGCGTGTGGTCCAGATGCTGATCGATCGGAAGGGCGTCCAGCGCACGCCGCCGTATCTCACGTACAAGGAGACGCGCGGGCCGCGCTTCCTCCGTCCCGTCTTCGCCCACCTGCGCCGTCGGGGCGTGGGGGACCTCAGGGTCCTCGAGGTCGGATGCTCGTTCGGCCATTTGACGGAGTACGCGGCGGAGCAGGACGCGGTGCGGGAGCTCGTGACCTTCGACACCGATCCCGCCTTCGTGGCGATCGTGCGTGCCAAGGTCACCGAGCTCGGTCTCACCAAGGTCCGGGAGGCCGCGCTCTTCTCGAACGACGAGACGCGGCGGCTGCCCTGGGCCGACGGCGGGTTCGACCTCGTGCTCGCGGTCGGCGTCGTGGAGCACCTGCCGGCGCGGAGCCGCCGCGCGCAGGTGGACGAGTACTACCGCGTGCTCGCGCCGCGGGGGCACATCGCGATCCTCGACACGCCGAACCGGTGGTTCCCGCTCGAGACGCACTCGGTCGGGCTCCCCCTCGTCCAGTGGCTGCCGCCGCGCGTCGCGTACGCGTACGCGCGCGCCTGCCGGCCTGGAGCGTATCGGACGGTGCCCTACGAGGAGTTCGTCGCCGACGGCACCGGCTGGCGGAACGCGACGCTCGCCGACTGCCTGCCGTCCTCGGGCCGGCGGGGCCTCGCCGACGTCACCGAGGAGGCGGGCTACGGCTGGCGCTTCTTCCGCGATACCGCCCGTTCGCGAACACGGCGGTCGCTGCTGCCGCTCTTCGGCGTGGCGTGCGCGACGCTCGCCGCGGCGGGCCTGCCGCCGTCGCTCGCCCTCCCGTACCTGAACCTCCTGTTCCAGAAGTCCGCCGCGCCGCCGGCCCCGTGAGCGCCCCCCCGGTCTCGGTGCTCATGGCCGTGCGCGACGGCGCGCCGTGGGTGGCCGACGCCGTGCGCAGCG from the Candidatus Methylomirabilota bacterium genome contains:
- a CDS encoding class I SAM-dependent methyltransferase, yielding MTEPPYALADLGDRRVLAVAGREYVTRYSARVVQMLIDRKGVQRTPPYLTYKETRGPRFLRPVFAHLRRRGVGDLRVLEVGCSFGHLTEYAAEQDAVRELVTFDTDPAFVAIVRAKVTELGLTKVREAALFSNDETRRLPWADGGFDLVLAVGVVEHLPARSRRAQVDEYYRVLAPRGHIAILDTPNRWFPLETHSVGLPLVQWLPPRVAYAYARACRPGAYRTVPYEEFVADGTGWRNATLADCLPSSGRRGLADVTEEAGYGWRFFRDTARSRTRRSLLPLFGVACATLAAAGLPPSLALPYLNLLFQKSAAPPAP